In Paracoccus fistulariae, a single window of DNA contains:
- a CDS encoding M10 family metallopeptidase C-terminal domain-containing protein, with product MPSENQATEDWWINDQTPDNPYGKSDDYEAYLTYMGALPRSLTPEIAAEPLRINVTGLNEFPEYKEAALGALNVWASTTPLQFVIVDDAEFSRDTDWMEVTSPDLGETSDGSAFSSNRYVSVGQRFHDTEPNLTDLGGYVFDAFIHEFGHEFGLNHPGLYNYSGPGGVQINYLNNATWIYDRQQYSVMSYFDGIDVGEDTRWSATTPLTADIEAVIRRFFSTVDDDGVRTYQAIHLNDGDNTYGFNANLYGYELTSSGMQRDIGFVIHDTGGNDTLDFSGSTAGTILDLRAGQFSSVNGHRNNVSIFAGHNADQTEYYIENGIGSGYDDVLIGNDGNNVLDGRYGNDSMAGNGGDDVYFVDSADDVVREEANGGNDTIIVMVDGLDIGQVDHVENIIYVGGSPLSPPDGGTDETPNGGGTLGSIIFGTNGDETLDGGAGGNTIFGLDGDDFITGGRDTLASRDINNTIAIADLEDQTETDDGNDALYGGAGNDTINGGAGDDTLDGGDGDDLLRGQAGADVFRGGAGSDTVDYSQESPFQLLVNLERNIASGGTASGDTFDSIENLIGSDDRIDRFVGTSAANHFIGQGGGDVFNGRDGNDLLDGGRDGDLLYGEGGDDTIIGGAGQDYIDGGDGIDTADYSRSSEGVMIDLVNGTGRGGDADGPVQIVGRGTVIRHDIIANIENLIGSGYDDHLIGDAANNELYGGRGDDTLTGGEGADVLHGGAGRDTADYSDSTTGVSLNLSGNNSGGDTYISIENLAGSGMDDRLRGDNAANRLVGQGGDDVLRGGRGDDILYGDFFIVGGPTPRPGMGDGYIDLGADATNNSIEDALDISDNFSLTYDPNIFDSTGILHTTVNATGNGKGGFYKIDLAAGTTITIDIDGIADPNVHDSWVRLLDSEGNILTENDDGGNDPGSTSNRDSSAVFVVQETGTYYIVEGGWSQESPGNGWTEAVPEGSTYTLNVSVEFPPEPIAPGEAGSDRLFGGRGSDLLDGGLESDLLVGGAGEDSFRFSTELGDSNVDRIRDFTVGDDLILLAQDIFSEIEDMGALAFDAFTRNKAGVARDAEDRIIYDTNDGTLSYDADGTGDGDAIVFARLSSGLNLSSDDFFVI from the coding sequence ATGCCGTCCGAGAATCAAGCGACCGAAGACTGGTGGATCAACGACCAGACACCGGACAACCCCTATGGTAAAAGTGACGACTACGAAGCCTATCTGACCTATATGGGCGCATTGCCCCGCAGTCTGACGCCGGAAATCGCGGCAGAGCCGCTGCGGATCAATGTGACCGGTCTGAACGAGTTTCCCGAATATAAAGAGGCTGCCCTTGGGGCGCTGAATGTCTGGGCCTCGACCACACCGCTGCAATTCGTGATCGTCGATGATGCAGAGTTCAGCAGAGATACCGACTGGATGGAGGTCACCAGCCCCGATCTGGGCGAGACCAGCGACGGCAGCGCCTTTTCCAGCAACCGCTATGTCAGCGTCGGCCAGCGTTTTCACGATACCGAGCCTAATCTGACGGATCTTGGCGGCTATGTCTTTGACGCCTTCATCCACGAATTCGGCCATGAATTTGGCCTGAACCACCCCGGCCTTTACAATTACAGCGGTCCGGGCGGCGTGCAGATCAACTATCTGAACAACGCCACCTGGATCTATGACCGGCAGCAATACAGTGTCATGTCCTATTTCGACGGCATCGATGTGGGCGAGGATACGCGCTGGTCTGCGACCACCCCGCTGACGGCGGATATCGAGGCGGTGATCCGCCGCTTCTTCTCGACTGTCGATGACGATGGGGTGCGGACCTATCAGGCGATCCACCTCAATGATGGCGACAATACCTATGGCTTCAACGCCAATCTCTATGGCTATGAACTGACCTCGTCGGGAATGCAGCGGGATATCGGCTTCGTGATCCACGATACCGGCGGCAATGATACGCTGGACTTCTCGGGCTCGACGGCGGGAACGATCCTTGATCTGCGCGCTGGACAGTTTTCCAGCGTGAACGGCCATCGCAACAATGTCTCGATCTTCGCGGGGCATAATGCGGATCAGACCGAATATTACATCGAGAACGGCATCGGCAGCGGCTATGACGACGTGCTGATCGGCAATGATGGCAATAACGTGCTGGACGGCCGCTATGGCAATGACAGCATGGCGGGCAATGGCGGCGACGACGTCTATTTCGTCGATTCAGCCGATGATGTCGTCCGCGAAGAGGCCAATGGCGGCAATGACACCATCATCGTCATGGTCGATGGGCTGGATATCGGTCAGGTCGATCATGTCGAGAATATCATCTATGTCGGCGGCTCGCCCCTGTCCCCGCCGGATGGCGGCACGGATGAGACGCCCAATGGCGGCGGCACGCTGGGCAGCATCATCTTTGGCACCAACGGGGATGAGACGCTGGATGGCGGTGCGGGCGGCAATACGATCTTCGGTCTGGACGGGGATGATTTCATCACCGGCGGGCGCGACACGCTGGCCAGCCGCGATATCAACAACACCATCGCCATTGCCGATCTTGAGGATCAGACCGAAACCGACGACGGCAATGACGCGCTGTATGGCGGTGCCGGGAACGACACCATCAACGGTGGCGCGGGCGATGACACGCTGGATGGCGGCGATGGCGATGACCTGCTGCGCGGGCAGGCCGGAGCCGATGTCTTCCGCGGTGGCGCAGGCAGCGATACCGTGGATTACAGTCAGGAAAGCCCCTTCCAGTTGCTGGTCAACCTGGAGCGCAATATCGCCAGCGGCGGCACGGCTTCGGGCGATACCTTCGACAGCATCGAAAACCTGATCGGCTCTGATGACCGGATCGACCGCTTTGTGGGTACGTCGGCGGCGAACCACTTTATCGGTCAGGGCGGTGGCGACGTGTTCAACGGTCGTGACGGCAATGACCTGCTGGATGGTGGCCGGGACGGCGACCTTCTGTATGGCGAAGGCGGCGATGACACGATCATCGGCGGCGCGGGTCAGGATTACATCGATGGCGGCGACGGCATCGACACCGCGGATTATTCGCGCAGCTCGGAAGGCGTGATGATCGATCTGGTCAATGGCACCGGCCGTGGCGGCGATGCCGATGGTCCGGTGCAGATCGTCGGCCGTGGCACGGTGATCCGCCACGACATCATCGCCAATATCGAAAACCTGATCGGTTCGGGCTATGACGATCACCTGATCGGCGATGCGGCCAATAACGAACTCTATGGCGGCCGCGGCGATGACACGCTGACCGGCGGTGAGGGCGCCGATGTGCTGCATGGCGGTGCCGGTCGGGATACGGCCGATTACTCTGACTCGACAACCGGCGTCAGTCTGAACCTGTCGGGCAATAACAGTGGCGGCGATACCTATATCTCGATCGAGAACCTTGCGGGATCGGGCATGGACGACCGCCTGCGCGGCGATAATGCTGCAAACCGGCTGGTCGGGCAGGGCGGCGATGACGTCCTTCGCGGCGGTCGCGGTGACGATATCCTCTATGGCGATTTCTTCATCGTAGGCGGACCGACGCCCCGTCCGGGAATGGGCGATGGCTATATCGACCTGGGGGCTGATGCGACGAATAATTCGATCGAGGATGCGCTGGATATCTCGGACAACTTCTCGCTGACCTACGATCCGAATATCTTCGACTCGACCGGCATCCTGCACACGACCGTCAATGCGACGGGCAATGGCAAGGGCGGTTTCTACAAGATCGACCTTGCTGCGGGAACCACGATCACCATCGATATCGATGGCATCGCCGATCCCAATGTGCATGACAGCTGGGTCCGCCTGCTGGACAGCGAAGGAAATATCCTCACTGAAAACGACGATGGCGGCAACGATCCGGGGTCGACCAGCAATCGCGATTCCAGCGCTGTCTTTGTGGTTCAGGAAACCGGCACCTATTACATCGTGGAAGGCGGCTGGTCCCAGGAATCACCGGGCAATGGCTGGACCGAAGCCGTGCCGGAAGGTTCGACCTATACGCTGAATGTCTCGGTCGAGTTCCCGCCGGAACCCATTGCGCCGGGCGAGGCGGGCTCGGACCGGCTGTTCGGTGGCCGTGGCAGCGACCTGCTGGATGGCGGTTTGGAAAGCGACCTTCTGGTCGGTGGCGCAGGCGAGGACTCGTTCCGCTTCTCGACTGAGCTTGGCGATAGCAATGTCGACCGGATCCGCGACTTTACGGTGGGCGATGACCTGATCCTGCTGGCGCAGGATATCTTCAGCGAGATCGAGGATATGGGTGCGCTGGCCTTCGACGCATTCACCAGGAACAAGGCCGGTGTCGCGCGTGATGCAGAAGATCGCATCATCTATGACACCAATGACGGCACGCTGTCCTATGACGCCGATGGGACGGGGGATGGCGACGCCATCGTCTTTGCCCGGCTGAGCAGCGGCCTGAACCTGTCTTCCGATGACTTCTTTGTCATCTGA
- a CDS encoding FAS1-like dehydratase domain-containing protein yields MIDLDHLRGWIGRSETQSELLTHALAARFRATFDQAGPVQDGDPAPVMIHLCLAQPAVPTSELGPDGHPERGGFLPPVPLPRRMWAGGALTFHDDIRVGETVTRQSTIQDVALKEGRSGALCFVTVQHEITANGRAVLSERQDIVYRPAEAAGRAASPPPAAQGQYRMRVTPSAPLLFRYSALTFNGHRIHYDTPYVREVEHYPGLIVHGPLQATMLVQYAEKLRGRRPSQFDFRSLSPLFDDADFTLNARDEDHGLHLWTSYADGPVAMQADARW; encoded by the coding sequence ATGATCGATCTGGACCATCTGCGCGGCTGGATCGGCCGCAGCGAGACGCAATCAGAACTGCTGACACACGCCCTTGCGGCACGCTTTCGCGCGACCTTCGATCAGGCGGGGCCGGTGCAGGATGGCGACCCGGCGCCGGTCATGATCCATCTCTGCCTTGCGCAGCCCGCCGTTCCGACCTCGGAACTGGGGCCGGACGGCCATCCCGAAAGGGGCGGCTTCCTGCCCCCCGTGCCGCTGCCCCGGCGGATGTGGGCGGGCGGCGCCCTGACCTTCCATGACGACATTCGCGTGGGCGAAACGGTGACGCGACAGTCGACCATTCAGGACGTCGCGCTGAAAGAGGGCCGCAGCGGGGCGTTGTGCTTCGTCACGGTACAACATGAGATCACCGCCAATGGCCGCGCCGTGCTGAGCGAGCGGCAGGATATCGTCTATCGCCCTGCCGAGGCTGCGGGCCGCGCGGCCAGCCCGCCGCCCGCCGCGCAGGGCCAATACCGGATGCGTGTCACCCCCTCGGCCCCGCTGCTGTTTCGCTATTCCGCGCTGACCTTCAACGGCCACCGCATCCATTACGACACCCCCTATGTGCGCGAGGTCGAGCATTATCCCGGCCTGATCGTGCACGGACCTTTGCAGGCCACGATGCTGGTGCAATATGCAGAAAAGCTGCGCGGGCGGCGACCGTCGCAATTCGACTTTCGCAGCCTGTCGCCGCTGTTTGACGATGCGGATTTCACGCTGAATGCGCGGGACGAGGATCACGGGCTGCATCTGTGGACAAGCTATGCCGATGGGCCAGTGGCCATGCAGGCCGATGCGCGGTGGTAG
- a CDS encoding CaiB/BaiF CoA transferase family protein, which translates to MRPLEGLTVIAIEQAVAAPFATCRLADAGARVIKIERPEGDFARGYDDVARGQSSYFVWLNRGKESRVLDLASPEGKSALADLLAGADVLVQNLKRGALGRLGFPPERLARDYPRLISCAISGYGEDGPMADRKAYDLLIQSETGLCSITGGPEEPARVGISIVDIATGATAHAAILEALIQRGITGKGTQIAISMFDVMADWLTVPLMNHEGGKGPKRIGMRHPSIAPYGVFTSRDGQQILISVQSDREWRKLAELFLEAPELGRDPRLATNLARVANRDLTDAMLSAAFASTDAAAAIDLLIRADIAFANVNDMAGLSRHPHLRRIRVETEAGPVSYPAPAAQFAGQDRHYGPVPALPNSHKRPT; encoded by the coding sequence ATGCGCCCGCTGGAAGGCCTGACCGTCATTGCCATCGAACAGGCCGTGGCCGCGCCTTTTGCCACCTGCCGTCTGGCCGATGCCGGGGCGCGCGTGATCAAGATCGAGCGGCCCGAGGGCGATTTCGCGCGGGGCTATGACGATGTGGCGCGCGGTCAGTCCAGCTATTTCGTCTGGCTGAACCGGGGCAAGGAAAGCCGCGTGCTGGATCTGGCCAGCCCAGAGGGCAAATCCGCGCTGGCGGATCTGCTGGCAGGGGCGGATGTGCTGGTCCAGAACCTCAAGCGCGGCGCCCTGGGCCGTCTGGGCTTTCCGCCAGAGCGGTTGGCGCGGGATTATCCGCGCCTGATCAGCTGCGCGATCTCTGGCTATGGCGAAGATGGCCCGATGGCGGATCGCAAGGCCTATGACCTGTTGATCCAGTCGGAAACCGGGCTGTGTTCGATCACCGGCGGCCCCGAAGAACCTGCCCGCGTCGGGATCTCAATCGTCGATATCGCCACCGGCGCCACCGCCCATGCCGCGATTCTGGAGGCCCTGATCCAACGCGGCATCACCGGCAAGGGCACGCAGATCGCGATTTCGATGTTCGATGTCATGGCCGATTGGCTGACGGTGCCGCTGATGAACCATGAAGGCGGCAAGGGGCCAAAACGCATCGGCATGCGCCATCCCTCGATCGCACCCTATGGTGTCTTTACCAGCCGCGATGGTCAGCAGATCCTGATCTCGGTCCAAAGCGACCGGGAATGGCGCAAGCTGGCGGAACTGTTTCTTGAAGCGCCCGAGCTGGGCCGGGATCCGCGTCTGGCGACCAATCTGGCGCGCGTGGCGAACAGGGATCTGACCGATGCGATGCTGAGCGCGGCCTTTGCCAGCACGGATGCGGCAGCCGCCATCGACCTGCTGATCCGCGCCGATATCGCCTTTGCCAATGTCAATGACATGGCGGGCCTGTCGCGGCACCCGCATCTGCGCCGCATCCGGGTGGAAACCGAGGCCGGTCCCGTCTCTTACCCCGCGCCCGCCGCGCAGTTCGCAGGGCAGGATCGCCATTATGGCCCGGTGCCCGCATTGCCGAATTCCCACAAGAGGCCGACATGA
- a CDS encoding acyl-CoA dehydrogenase family protein, with protein MTLHQSDDYQDIRDAVRALCAEFPDEYHRKIDADRAYPEDFVEALTKAGWMAALIPEAYGGSGLGLTEASIIMEEINRAGGNSGACHGQMYNMNTLVRHGSEAQRQKYLPRIASGELRLQSMGVTEPTTGTDTTKIKTTAVRKGDRYVINGQKVWISRVQHSDLMILLARTTPLDQVRKKSEGMSIFIVDIKQAMASGMEVKPIANMVNHETNELFFDNLEIPAENLIGEEGQGFKYILTGLNAERTLIAAECIGDGYWFTDRATTYANERVVFGRPIGQNQGVQFPIAEAFVEIEAASLMRYEACRLYDAQQPSGAQANMAKYLAAKASWEAANACIQTHGGFGFANEYDVERKFRETRLYQVAPISTNLILSYVAEHILGLPRSF; from the coding sequence ATGACGCTGCATCAATCCGATGATTATCAGGATATTCGCGACGCGGTCCGCGCGCTTTGCGCGGAATTTCCCGACGAATATCACCGCAAGATCGATGCCGATCGCGCCTATCCCGAAGATTTCGTCGAGGCGCTGACCAAGGCGGGCTGGATGGCCGCCCTGATCCCCGAGGCCTATGGCGGATCGGGCCTTGGCCTGACCGAGGCCAGCATCATCATGGAAGAGATCAACCGCGCAGGCGGCAATTCCGGCGCCTGTCACGGTCAGATGTATAATATGAACACGCTGGTCCGGCACGGATCCGAAGCGCAGCGCCAGAAATACCTGCCCCGCATCGCCAGCGGCGAATTGCGCCTGCAAAGCATGGGCGTGACCGAACCGACGACCGGCACCGACACGACCAAGATCAAGACCACGGCGGTGCGCAAGGGCGACCGCTATGTGATCAATGGTCAGAAAGTCTGGATCAGCCGCGTGCAGCATTCCGATCTGATGATCCTGCTGGCCCGGACGACACCTTTGGATCAGGTGCGCAAGAAATCCGAGGGCATGTCCATCTTCATCGTCGATATCAAACAGGCGATGGCATCGGGGATGGAGGTGAAGCCCATCGCCAATATGGTGAACCATGAAACCAACGAATTGTTTTTCGACAATCTGGAAATCCCGGCCGAGAACCTGATCGGAGAAGAGGGACAGGGTTTCAAATATATCCTGACCGGGCTGAATGCCGAACGGACGCTGATCGCGGCGGAATGTATCGGCGATGGTTACTGGTTCACCGACCGCGCCACGACCTATGCCAATGAGCGCGTCGTCTTTGGCCGCCCCATCGGCCAGAATCAGGGCGTGCAGTTTCCCATCGCCGAGGCCTTTGTCGAAATCGAGGCCGCCAGCCTGATGCGCTACGAGGCCTGCCGTCTTTATGACGCACAGCAGCCCAGCGGTGCACAGGCGAACATGGCCAAATATCTGGCCGCCAAGGCCAGTTGGGAGGCCGCGAATGCCTGCATCCAGACGCATGGCGGCTTTGGCTTTGCGAATGAATATGACGTCGAACGCAAATTCCGCGAAACCCGGCTGTATCAGGTCGCGCCGATCTCGACCAATCTGATCCTGTCCTATGTGGCCGAACATATCCTTGGCCTGCCCCGGTCCTTCTGA
- a CDS encoding VOC family protein: protein MMIDRLDHLVLTTTDERACIAFYVDILGMALETFGDGRKALRFGRQKLNIHVKGQEFEPKAHLPVPGSLDLCFIADRPLAQVITTLRRKGVAIIEGPVARSGATGPITSIYLRDPDLNLIEIAEYPPQS from the coding sequence ATGATGATCGACCGGCTTGACCACCTTGTCCTTACGACCACGGATGAACGCGCCTGCATTGCCTTTTATGTCGATATTCTGGGCATGGCGCTTGAGACCTTCGGGGATGGCCGCAAGGCCCTGCGCTTTGGTCGGCAGAAGCTGAATATCCACGTGAAGGGGCAAGAGTTCGAGCCGAAAGCACATCTGCCCGTGCCCGGATCGCTGGATCTGTGCTTCATCGCGGATCGCCCGCTGGCGCAGGTCATCACCACGCTGAGGCGCAAGGGCGTCGCGATTATCGAAGGCCCGGTGGCACGCAGCGGCGCGACGGGTCCGATCACGTCGATCTATCTGCGCGACCCGGATCTCAACCTGATCGAGATCGCCGAATATCCGCCGCAATCATAA